A section of the Streptomyces sp. NBC_01591 genome encodes:
- a CDS encoding Dyp-type peroxidase, with protein MRRADHHPSRRTFLDLTGAMMAAGLTAGCTSDSAQPGRHAPTPGATPMPVPATGRHQAGITFPQPAQPNLLAVVTDLGATVAPGPFLAELGQAIRTLTAGTDTRLLGLPPGDLTVTVGVGPRLVRTAGASLPGAADLPRFSRERIDPQARGGDLLIQICASDALLLPVVAAALLDQAGDRIRERWRQSARRGTNVSVGNGLTAPRNPLGFIDGIVGPHTTAEQQRDLWLAGPPAVAGGTLAVLRRMELDLPRFAALSVAEQEAVFGRRRASGVPLSGGTAASGPELGAKTPDGRYLVPADAHVRRAHATVVGVGLMLRRSYSTDEPAPGLLFISFQNDLRTFTATLTHMDTSDALLPFTTTTASATFLILPGFDRQHPLGSQLFG; from the coding sequence ATGCGCCGAGCCGATCACCACCCGTCACGCCGCACGTTCCTCGATCTCACCGGCGCCATGATGGCCGCCGGTCTGACCGCCGGGTGCACATCGGACTCCGCCCAGCCAGGCCGGCACGCCCCTACCCCAGGGGCCACGCCAATGCCGGTTCCGGCGACGGGCCGCCATCAGGCAGGCATCACGTTCCCCCAGCCGGCCCAGCCCAACCTGCTCGCCGTGGTGACCGACCTCGGTGCCACCGTGGCTCCCGGCCCGTTCCTGGCCGAACTCGGCCAGGCCATCCGCACACTCACAGCGGGGACCGACACGCGGCTGCTGGGCCTGCCGCCGGGCGACCTCACCGTGACCGTCGGCGTGGGCCCCCGGCTGGTACGCACGGCCGGTGCCTCGCTGCCCGGTGCGGCCGACCTCCCGCGATTCTCCCGCGAGCGGATCGACCCGCAAGCACGTGGCGGTGACCTGCTGATACAGATCTGCGCCAGCGACGCGCTGCTCTTACCGGTCGTCGCCGCCGCGCTTCTGGACCAGGCCGGTGACCGCATCCGCGAACGCTGGCGCCAGTCCGCACGCCGCGGTACGAACGTGTCCGTCGGCAACGGCCTTACCGCGCCACGCAACCCGCTCGGTTTCATCGATGGCATCGTAGGCCCGCACACGACCGCCGAACAACAACGCGACCTGTGGCTGGCGGGGCCCCCTGCGGTCGCCGGCGGCACCCTTGCCGTACTGCGGCGTATGGAACTCGACCTGCCGCGGTTCGCCGCCCTGTCCGTAGCCGAACAGGAAGCGGTCTTCGGGCGGCGCCGGGCCAGCGGCGTCCCCCTCTCCGGCGGCACCGCCGCCTCGGGCCCGGAACTCGGAGCCAAGACACCAGACGGGCGCTACCTCGTCCCCGCGGACGCCCACGTGCGCAGAGCGCACGCCACCGTGGTCGGGGTCGGGCTCATGCTCCGCCGCTCCTACAGCACCGACGAGCCTGCCCCCGGCCTGCTCTTCATCAGCTTCCAGAACGACCTGCGGACCTTCACCGCCACCCTCACCCACATGGACACCTCCGACGCACTGCTGCCCTTCACCACCACAACCGCCAGCGCGACATTCCTAATCCTCCCCGGCTTCGACCGGCAACACCCGCTCGGTTCCCAGCTGTTCGGCTGA
- a CDS encoding SdrD B-like domain-containing protein yields the protein MGATAGPAAASTADGTLTVEVLRDFFGTGVINTTMDVPQRGMKVEISDPAGHVVTGVTDATGKVVVSRSTVLSGGQYRVDVSIPAPYSGYLQAAPASTAGNHFDSFTSFVDVSGGQNASVVTGVWDPADYALPDSRYFVPIHNGANGTDNRALVAFGTKTRGTCPTDVACPTTLATQDQVGTTFGLAYDKYRTRLFQSAFARRYAPYGPQGGGAIYTVPVNGSGAPELFARVPDAAVTRHDTANMIKDPGFTDAPGKESIGGLALSEDGSTLYAVNLRTRSLVSFDATGATAAAPKSTVPIPDPGCASPDDWRPFGLQVHNNTLYVGGVCSAESTQQRADLKAFVSTYDGKRFTTVLSHPLTDERGSVFGSGDKATHWNPWNTSLDTWDDRKTGSVFIDPQPELASLAFARDGSMILGFRDRFMDVLSWGGLDPRPGNDTAENGMSGGDITMVCATPTGEYQWEGTGSCPNHATPANNGGQAADVVEYFPGDFYANAHQETALGSVAYIPQQQWVVSTEFDPVVNVATSGTGYHNITTGQGPGNNPTANGFQFVNREQGGFGKAGGLGDIAYAAANAPIQVGNVVWFDGDHNGIQDPGHVLLPGATINLLDADGKQVATTRTNAAGEYYFGGVGAAYELTPGAKYTVQFDVCTADTSQVPEQPPARELRFTLPRAGANRAHDSNVTPPTTGPLCNGYAPVTAPDKPGGVDHTIDAGVYIPKETPTPTPTPTPPAASTPPSSAPPANHPAPAGGGGGSLANTGTPGLAEVIGIVGLLVGAGLVIAFVTRNRRARQH from the coding sequence GTGGGAGCGACGGCTGGACCGGCCGCCGCTTCGACCGCCGACGGTACGCTGACGGTTGAGGTGCTGCGCGACTTCTTCGGCACCGGCGTGATCAACACGACGATGGACGTGCCGCAGCGGGGCATGAAGGTGGAGATCTCCGACCCCGCTGGGCACGTTGTCACCGGCGTCACGGATGCCACCGGAAAGGTCGTGGTGTCGCGGTCGACCGTGCTGAGCGGCGGCCAGTACCGCGTCGACGTCAGCATCCCGGCGCCGTACAGCGGCTATCTGCAGGCGGCGCCTGCGTCGACAGCGGGGAACCACTTCGACAGCTTCACGTCGTTCGTGGATGTGTCGGGCGGACAGAACGCCTCGGTGGTGACAGGGGTGTGGGATCCGGCCGACTACGCGCTGCCGGACTCGCGGTACTTCGTGCCGATCCACAACGGCGCCAACGGGACCGACAACCGGGCGTTGGTGGCGTTCGGGACGAAGACCCGGGGCACGTGTCCCACCGATGTGGCGTGCCCGACCACGCTGGCCACGCAGGACCAGGTGGGCACGACGTTCGGGTTGGCGTACGACAAGTACCGGACCCGGCTGTTCCAGAGCGCGTTCGCCCGCCGGTACGCCCCGTACGGGCCGCAGGGCGGGGGCGCGATCTACACGGTGCCGGTCAACGGCTCGGGTGCGCCGGAGCTGTTCGCGCGGGTGCCGGACGCCGCGGTGACGCGGCACGACACCGCCAACATGATCAAGGATCCCGGGTTCACCGACGCGCCGGGCAAGGAGAGCATCGGTGGCCTGGCCCTGTCGGAGGACGGCTCCACGCTGTACGCGGTGAACCTGCGGACCCGCAGCCTGGTGAGCTTCGACGCGACAGGGGCCACCGCCGCGGCGCCCAAGTCGACGGTCCCGATCCCGGACCCGGGGTGCGCAAGCCCCGACGACTGGCGGCCGTTCGGTCTCCAGGTCCACAACAACACGCTGTACGTCGGCGGCGTGTGCAGCGCGGAGAGCACGCAGCAGCGCGCGGACCTGAAAGCCTTCGTCTCCACCTACGACGGCAAGCGGTTCACCACGGTGCTGAGCCACCCGCTCACGGACGAACGCGGCAGCGTCTTCGGTTCCGGCGACAAGGCCACCCACTGGAACCCGTGGAACACCAGCCTGGACACGTGGGACGACAGGAAGACGGGCAGCGTCTTCATCGATCCGCAGCCGGAGCTGGCCTCCCTCGCCTTCGCCCGCGACGGCTCGATGATCCTGGGTTTCCGCGACCGGTTCATGGACGTGCTCAGTTGGGGAGGGCTGGACCCCCGCCCGGGGAACGACACGGCGGAAAACGGCATGTCCGGTGGTGACATCACCATGGTCTGCGCCACTCCCACCGGTGAATACCAGTGGGAAGGCACCGGGAGCTGCCCCAACCACGCCACCCCCGCCAACAATGGCGGCCAGGCCGCCGATGTCGTCGAATACTTCCCGGGCGACTTTTACGCCAACGCGCACCAGGAGACCGCGCTGGGGTCGGTGGCCTATATCCCGCAGCAGCAGTGGGTCGTCAGCACGGAGTTCGACCCGGTCGTCAACGTCGCGACCTCAGGGACCGGGTACCACAACATCACGACCGGTCAGGGCCCGGGCAACAACCCGACCGCCAACGGGTTCCAGTTCGTCAACCGGGAACAAGGCGGGTTCGGCAAGGCCGGCGGGCTCGGTGACATCGCGTACGCGGCGGCGAACGCGCCGATCCAGGTCGGCAACGTCGTGTGGTTCGACGGCGACCACAACGGGATTCAGGACCCGGGGCACGTGCTGCTGCCGGGGGCGACGATCAACCTGCTGGACGCGGACGGCAAACAGGTCGCCACGACCAGGACCAATGCCGCCGGCGAGTACTACTTCGGCGGTGTCGGCGCCGCGTACGAGCTCACGCCGGGCGCGAAGTACACGGTGCAGTTCGACGTGTGCACCGCGGACACCAGCCAGGTGCCCGAGCAGCCCCCGGCGCGCGAGCTGAGGTTCACGCTCCCGCGGGCCGGTGCCAACCGTGCGCACGACTCCAATGTGACCCCGCCGACCACCGGACCGTTGTGCAACGGCTACGCGCCTGTCACGGCGCCGGACAAGCCGGGCGGGGTCGATCACACGATCGACGCCGGGGTGTACATCCCGAAGGAAACGCCGACTCCCACACCGACTCCGACGCCGCCCGCGGCCTCCACGCCGCCGTCGTCCGCGCCGCCTGCCAACCACCCGGCCCCGGCCGGTGGAGGCGGGGGTTCGCTGGCGAACACCGGTACGCCCGGGCTGGCGGAGGTGATCGGCATCGTCGGTCTGCTGGTGGGTGCGGGCCTGGTCATCGCGTTCGTGACCCGGAATCGTCGCGCCCGGCAACACTGA
- a CDS encoding DDE-type integrase/transposase/recombinase → MRKRSPSSSRVRQRTINDKLNNRAENSHQPTRQRERAMKGFRSTGGAQRFLSAFSGISPHFRPRRHLMTATEYRTEMTTRFAIWDEITGATYQPIAA, encoded by the coding sequence CTGCGAAAACGCTCACCAAGTTCGAGCCGCGTTCGACAGCGGACCATAAACGACAAGCTGAACAACCGGGCCGAGAACAGTCATCAGCCGACGAGGCAGCGCGAACGCGCGATGAAGGGCTTCCGCAGTACCGGCGGGGCCCAGCGGTTCCTGTCCGCGTTCAGCGGCATCTCACCGCACTTCCGACCACGCCGCCACCTGATGACCGCCACCGAATACCGCACCGAGATGACCACCCGCTTCGCCATCTGGGACGAGATCACCGGCGCCACCTACCAGCCCATCGCAGCGTAA
- a CDS encoding DNA-directed RNA polymerase subunit alpha, with amino-acid sequence MLIAQRPALTEEVVDAFRSRFVIEPLEPGFGYTLGNSLRRTLLSSIPGAAVTSIRIDGVLHEFTTVPGVKEDVTDLILNIKQLVVSSEHDEPVVMYLRKQSPGLVTAADIAPPAGVEVHNPDLVLATLNGKGQLEMELTVERGRGYVSAVQNKQVGQEIGRIPVDSIYSPVLKVTYKVEATRVEQRTDFDKLIVDVETKQAMRPRDAMASAGKTLVELFGLARELNIDAEGIDMGPSPTDAALASDLALPIEELELTVRSYNCLKREGIHSVGELVGRSEADLLDIRNFGAKSIDEVKAKLAGMGLTFKDSPPGFDPTAAAFGAGDDADAGFVETEQY; translated from the coding sequence ATGCTGATTGCTCAGCGTCCCGCGTTGACTGAAGAGGTTGTCGATGCGTTCCGCTCGCGGTTCGTGATCGAGCCGCTGGAGCCGGGCTTCGGTTACACCCTCGGCAACTCTCTCCGCCGTACGCTCCTCTCCTCGATCCCCGGCGCTGCTGTCACCAGCATCCGGATCGACGGTGTCCTGCACGAGTTCACCACCGTGCCGGGCGTCAAGGAGGACGTCACCGACCTCATCCTCAACATCAAGCAGCTGGTCGTCTCCTCGGAGCACGACGAGCCGGTCGTGATGTACCTGCGCAAGCAGAGTCCCGGCCTGGTCACCGCTGCTGACATCGCCCCGCCGGCCGGTGTCGAGGTCCACAACCCGGACCTGGTCCTGGCCACGCTGAACGGCAAGGGCCAGCTGGAGATGGAGCTGACCGTCGAGCGCGGTCGCGGCTACGTCTCCGCCGTCCAGAACAAGCAGGTGGGCCAGGAGATCGGCCGTATCCCGGTCGACTCCATCTACTCGCCGGTGCTCAAGGTCACGTACAAGGTCGAGGCGACCCGCGTCGAGCAGCGCACCGACTTCGACAAGCTGATCGTCGACGTCGAGACCAAGCAGGCCATGCGCCCGCGTGACGCCATGGCTTCGGCCGGTAAGACCCTGGTCGAGCTGTTCGGTCTTGCCCGCGAACTCAACATCGACGCCGAAGGCATCGACATGGGCCCGTCCCCGACGGACGCCGCCCTCGCCTCTGACCTCGCGCTGCCGATCGAGGAGCTGGAGCTCACGGTCCGTTCGTACAACTGCCTCAAGCGCGAGGGCATCCACTCCGTGGGTGAGCTCGTGGGCCGCTCGGAGGCCGACCTGCTCGACATCCGTAACTTCGGTGCGAAGTCGATCGACGAGGTCAAGGCGAAGCTGGCCGGCATGGGCCTGACTTTCAAGGACAGCCCGCCCGGATTCGACCCGACGGCCGCCGCGTTCGGCGCCGGCGACGACGCCGACGCCGGGTTCGTCGAGACCGAGCAGTACTGA
- a CDS encoding IS110 family transposase, with the protein MADTVIDISGIGLFLGLDLGKEFHHARGLTGQGKTVHDKKLPNTEARLRELFDKLRAKFGTVLVIVDQVANIGALPLTVARATGCRVAYLPGLSMRRAADLYPGEAKTDARDAFVIADTARTMPHTLRAVDRDDEKLAELTMLTGYDNDLAGEVNRTSNRLRGLLSQIHPTLERVVGPRLGYPYILALLERHGSPARLKKLGHARCEALLKAHGSRKAHHLTAEIFDALAEQTVIVPGTEASALIVPGLAAQLAAAHTQRRQAEQEIAALLEALPLFHLLTSMPGMGVRTTAAVIVAIGDGTTFPTAGHLASYAGLAPATKSSGTSIRGEHAPHRGNRLLKRALFQAAFAAIGCKSDRSSRTYYDRQRARGKTHTQAILRLARQRVNVIHAMIRTGALYEPRTPGDIGLAA; encoded by the coding sequence ATGGCCGACACCGTCATCGATATCTCCGGCATAGGTCTGTTCCTCGGCCTGGACCTGGGCAAGGAGTTCCACCACGCCCGCGGCCTGACCGGGCAGGGCAAGACCGTCCACGACAAGAAGCTGCCCAACACCGAGGCCCGCCTGCGGGAGTTGTTCGACAAGCTCAGGGCCAAGTTCGGCACCGTCCTGGTGATCGTGGACCAGGTCGCCAACATCGGCGCGCTGCCACTGACCGTGGCCCGCGCGACCGGCTGCCGGGTCGCTTACCTGCCGGGACTCTCGATGCGCCGGGCCGCCGACCTCTACCCGGGCGAAGCCAAGACCGACGCCCGCGACGCCTTCGTCATCGCCGACACCGCCCGGACCATGCCGCACACCCTGCGCGCGGTGGACCGCGACGACGAGAAGCTGGCCGAGCTGACCATGCTCACCGGCTACGACAACGACCTGGCCGGCGAGGTCAACCGCACCTCCAACCGGCTGCGCGGCCTGCTCTCCCAGATCCATCCCACCCTGGAGCGGGTGGTCGGCCCCCGGCTGGGCTACCCCTACATCCTGGCCCTCCTTGAACGGCACGGCTCCCCGGCCAGGCTGAAGAAACTGGGCCACGCCCGCTGCGAGGCCCTGCTCAAGGCGCACGGCTCGCGCAAGGCCCACCACCTCACCGCGGAGATCTTCGACGCGCTTGCCGAGCAGACCGTCATCGTGCCCGGCACCGAGGCCAGCGCGCTGATCGTGCCCGGACTTGCCGCCCAGCTCGCCGCCGCCCACACCCAGCGCCGCCAGGCCGAGCAGGAGATCGCCGCCCTGCTGGAGGCCCTCCCTCTTTTCCACCTCCTGACCTCCATGCCCGGCATGGGCGTCAGGACCACCGCCGCCGTGATCGTCGCCATCGGCGACGGCACCACCTTCCCCACCGCAGGACACCTCGCCTCCTACGCCGGACTCGCCCCCGCCACCAAGTCCTCGGGCACCTCCATCCGTGGCGAGCACGCACCCCACCGCGGCAACCGACTCCTCAAACGCGCCCTCTTCCAGGCCGCGTTCGCCGCGATCGGCTGCAAATCCGACCGCTCCTCCCGCACCTACTACGACCGTCAACGCGCACGCGGCAAGACCCACACCCAAGCGATCCTCCGCCTGGCCCGCCAACGTGTGAACGTCATCCACGCAATGATCCGCACCGGGGCCCTCTACGAACCACGAACCCCCGGCGACATCGGCCTCGCGGCCTGA
- a CDS encoding right-handed parallel beta-helix repeat-containing protein encodes MPRLALRVLAAVMGTLTLVAGCGGDGGSGAGRRPAGAHVTIGVPADAPTISDAVSLARPGDLVLVAPGVYHESVKIDTARITLRGLSRDKVVIDGRLQQPNGVVVSAPGVAVENLTVENNTQNGVLVTGSAKAAVGLPGGSGGYDTGDEPVTLLKSFLVSHVTATRNGLYGIYAFSAQNGVIEHSYASGSADSGIYVGQCKPCNIVVRDSVAELNAVGYEGTNASEDMYVVGNRLLGNRVGLTTNSDHQEKLLPQKGSVIAGNLIAANQQKATPEQADGGWGIGAGIDGGSDNRFIRNRIAGNRNAGLVITATTDIPPVGNQIVDNTFTGNGVDVGWTFPTATRGRGNCLRGNDLRTTVPARLATTAACPLPAGASSPAGTWAAPTAPGGIPFTEVAAPAPQPQFPDAATAGATAVPPVPALPKTEGIRLPPASLLAAYARVQTS; translated from the coding sequence ATGCCTCGATTAGCTCTTCGCGTGTTGGCGGCGGTAATGGGCACGCTGACGCTGGTGGCAGGCTGCGGCGGCGATGGCGGATCGGGCGCGGGCCGGCGTCCGGCCGGTGCGCATGTGACGATCGGAGTACCTGCCGATGCCCCGACGATCTCGGATGCGGTGTCCTTGGCTCGGCCCGGTGACCTGGTGCTGGTCGCGCCGGGCGTGTACCACGAGTCGGTGAAGATCGACACGGCGCGCATCACTCTTCGCGGTTTGTCCCGGGACAAGGTCGTCATCGACGGGCGGTTGCAGCAGCCGAACGGCGTCGTCGTCTCGGCGCCCGGGGTGGCCGTGGAGAACCTGACCGTGGAGAACAACACGCAGAACGGGGTCCTGGTCACCGGTTCGGCGAAGGCGGCCGTCGGTCTGCCGGGGGGAAGCGGCGGCTACGACACCGGCGACGAGCCTGTCACCCTCCTGAAGTCGTTCCTGGTCTCCCACGTGACCGCGACCCGCAACGGTCTGTACGGCATCTACGCGTTCTCCGCCCAGAACGGTGTCATCGAGCACTCGTACGCGTCGGGCAGCGCCGACTCGGGGATCTATGTCGGCCAGTGCAAGCCCTGCAACATCGTGGTGCGGGACAGCGTCGCCGAACTCAACGCGGTCGGTTACGAAGGCACCAACGCCAGCGAGGACATGTACGTGGTCGGCAACCGCCTGCTTGGCAACCGGGTCGGACTCACCACCAACTCCGACCACCAGGAGAAACTGCTCCCGCAGAAGGGGTCCGTCATCGCGGGCAATCTGATCGCCGCCAACCAGCAGAAGGCCACCCCGGAGCAGGCCGACGGCGGGTGGGGCATCGGCGCCGGCATCGACGGCGGCAGCGACAACCGGTTCATCCGCAACCGCATCGCCGGCAACCGCAACGCCGGGCTGGTGATCACCGCGACCACCGACATACCTCCGGTCGGCAACCAGATCGTGGACAACACGTTCACCGGCAACGGCGTCGACGTCGGCTGGACGTTCCCCACCGCCACGCGGGGACGGGGCAACTGCCTGCGGGGCAACGATCTGCGCACCACCGTGCCCGCCCGGCTCGCGACGACTGCGGCCTGCCCGCTTCCGGCCGGGGCGTCCTCGCCGGCCGGCACGTGGGCGGCGCCGACGGCACCCGGTGGCATCCCGTTCACCGAGGTCGCGGCGCCTGCTCCGCAGCCGCAGTTCCCCGACGCCGCCACTGCGGGCGCCACCGCTGTCCCGCCCGTCCCGGCCCTGCCGAAGACGGAGGGCATCCGGCTGCCGCCGGCGTCCCTGCTCGCCGCGTACGCGCGGGTGCAGACGTCCTGA
- a CDS encoding YciI family protein: MEYFCYHRDRLGSLALREELLEEHWSYMDRYAKELIARGPTFADDGETPTGSVHIVDLPDPAAARAFAFDEPNYQAGAYRDVLLRRWRNVLGRTMWDFPGGRSGGNRYLVLGLGEGLAADLALPPDQDELIAYGPLLSDDGDTWLGTAVLLRAPNPDTARAALTPDRYADIEVHDWEFGGRR; the protein is encoded by the coding sequence ATGGAGTACTTCTGCTACCACCGAGACCGGCTGGGCTCCCTCGCGTTACGCGAGGAGTTGCTGGAGGAGCACTGGTCCTACATGGACCGGTACGCGAAGGAGCTGATCGCTCGCGGTCCGACCTTCGCCGATGATGGTGAAACGCCCACTGGAAGCGTGCATATCGTCGATCTGCCCGATCCCGCCGCTGCCCGTGCGTTCGCCTTCGACGAGCCCAACTACCAGGCCGGTGCGTACCGGGACGTGCTGCTGCGCCGGTGGCGCAACGTGCTGGGGCGCACCATGTGGGATTTTCCCGGTGGCCGGAGCGGTGGCAACCGGTACCTGGTGCTCGGCCTCGGTGAGGGCCTGGCCGCAGACCTCGCCCTGCCGCCCGACCAGGACGAGCTGATCGCGTACGGGCCACTGCTGTCCGACGACGGCGACACATGGCTGGGTACGGCGGTGCTGCTCAGGGCCCCAAACCCGGATACGGCACGCGCCGCCCTGACTCCGGACCGGTACGCGGACATCGAGGTCCACGACTGGGAGTTCGGCGGGCGTCGATGA
- a CDS encoding lipase — MRAVPLVGGPVELRGALDLETTAAGVMPRRLPAWTKEQYQDPSVYGVTVMPSGVRLVFRTDARALEFEVLTSTGQLDADPHPRPTGMLELLVDGALAGRRQAPVGNVLRMAGPGAVQRLIPGKPGTVRFAGLPAGMKNVELWLPQQTPTELVALRADGDVLAPLPDGRRRWVHHGSSISHCIEADGPTGTWPVVAAALGAVEVINLSQAGNALLDPYVARTIRDTPADLISLKVGINIVSLSAFRLRTFGPAVHGFLDTIRDGHPDTPLLLISPVSCPALEQVPGPTETGPDGRIAALGDPADVAGGALSLTVVRAELARISAARQASDPHLHCLDGRALLGPDETDDLTDGLHPTAAAYRRMGKRFAAHAFATDGPFR, encoded by the coding sequence ATGCGGGCGGTTCCATTGGTGGGCGGGCCGGTGGAGTTACGGGGTGCACTGGATTTGGAGACCACAGCGGCAGGGGTGATGCCGCGCCGGTTGCCCGCGTGGACCAAGGAGCAGTACCAGGACCCGTCGGTCTACGGGGTGACCGTGATGCCTTCGGGGGTGCGGCTGGTGTTCCGCACCGATGCGCGCGCATTGGAGTTCGAGGTACTCACCTCCACCGGCCAGCTCGACGCCGACCCCCACCCTCGCCCAACCGGGATGCTGGAGTTGTTGGTGGACGGTGCCCTGGCCGGGCGTCGTCAGGCGCCGGTGGGCAACGTGCTGCGGATGGCGGGCCCCGGGGCAGTACAGCGACTCATCCCAGGCAAGCCCGGGACCGTACGGTTCGCCGGACTGCCGGCCGGTATGAAGAACGTCGAGCTGTGGCTTCCGCAGCAGACCCCTACGGAACTGGTGGCACTGCGCGCTGACGGCGACGTGCTGGCGCCGCTGCCGGACGGGCGGCGCCGCTGGGTGCACCACGGCAGTTCCATCAGCCACTGCATCGAGGCTGACGGCCCGACCGGGACCTGGCCGGTGGTGGCAGCTGCGCTCGGAGCGGTGGAGGTGATCAACCTCAGCCAGGCGGGCAACGCGCTGCTGGATCCCTATGTCGCCCGGACGATCCGCGACACGCCCGCCGACCTGATCAGCCTGAAGGTGGGCATCAACATCGTGAGCCTGTCCGCCTTCCGGCTGCGGACGTTCGGCCCGGCGGTACACGGATTTCTGGACACGATCCGGGACGGTCACCCGGACACCCCGCTGCTGTTGATCTCCCCGGTGAGCTGTCCGGCCCTTGAGCAGGTTCCCGGCCCGACCGAGACCGGACCGGACGGGAGGATCGCTGCCCTGGGCGACCCGGCCGATGTGGCCGGCGGCGCACTGTCGCTGACGGTGGTCCGTGCCGAGCTGGCCCGGATCTCTGCGGCACGACAGGCGTCTGATCCCCACCTCCACTGTCTCGACGGACGAGCGCTGCTCGGCCCGGACGAGACAGACGACCTGACCGACGGCCTTCACCCCACCGCCGCCGCGTACCGCCGAATGGGCAAGCGCTTTGCTGCCCACGCCTTCGCGACCGACGGTCCCTTCCGCTGA
- a CDS encoding GNAT family N-acetyltransferase gives MGRHKPGKVRRRRPDDPPGHVQIRQTRPGEGKAFTDLAALAMEGHGDFDDREAMCETIDEGGPFISRYKAGQFVFLVAEHTPTGRIVGVSSSIPPLAVLAGMERDGADPTVLGATAMAYVKIRALAVADDCRRQGIASALLVRALTVHRDHSAFFAYGQFTAGDAALARFYQRQGFTIHAPGEPVLLAGGSKHAGVGASPLPGEQMFSRML, from the coding sequence GTGGGACGACACAAGCCCGGCAAGGTCCGACGCCGCCGCCCCGACGACCCGCCCGGCCACGTCCAGATCAGACAGACCCGTCCCGGAGAGGGCAAGGCGTTCACTGATCTCGCCGCGCTCGCCATGGAAGGCCACGGCGACTTCGACGACCGCGAGGCCATGTGCGAGACCATTGACGAAGGCGGACCGTTCATCAGCCGGTACAAGGCCGGGCAGTTCGTTTTCCTGGTCGCCGAACACACGCCCACCGGGCGCATCGTCGGCGTCTCGTCCAGCATCCCGCCCCTGGCCGTACTCGCCGGCATGGAACGCGACGGGGCGGATCCCACCGTCCTGGGCGCTACCGCGATGGCTTACGTCAAGATCCGCGCTCTGGCCGTCGCGGACGACTGCCGCCGCCAGGGCATCGCCTCCGCCCTCCTCGTCAGGGCCCTGACCGTCCACCGCGATCACAGCGCGTTCTTCGCGTACGGGCAGTTCACCGCCGGGGACGCCGCTCTGGCCCGGTTCTACCAGCGCCAGGGGTTCACCATCCACGCCCCGGGCGAGCCGGTCCTTCTCGCCGGCGGCTCCAAGCACGCCGGCGTCGGTGCCTCACCGCTCCCCGGCGAGCAGATGTTCTCGCGCATGCTCTGA
- a CDS encoding nucleotidyltransferase family protein, translating to MKRARAVELVEGMLHRLDDDHEWPLHLVRQVWLFGSFARGATEPHDVDVAVQFERDERMREVVIQSLFNGSNPYAPIRRALAGPSRGLQFQFEDSTRQQLEAEGTVMLPLWQRDDTLAQALAKLHAIAVDPDAGRAERHDMIDAFDGLDRYIPRPVRAELIGWQQQGHITISRVTLPDAPDNTDLLTTPERAGFWHGIEQSAKVLPPPPP from the coding sequence GTGAAGCGAGCGCGAGCCGTTGAACTGGTCGAGGGGATGCTCCACCGGCTTGACGACGACCATGAATGGCCGCTGCACCTGGTCCGGCAGGTGTGGCTGTTCGGGAGCTTCGCACGGGGCGCGACCGAGCCGCACGACGTCGACGTCGCCGTACAGTTCGAGCGCGACGAGCGGATGAGAGAGGTCGTCATCCAGTCCCTGTTCAACGGGAGCAACCCCTACGCACCCATTCGCCGCGCGCTCGCGGGTCCTTCCCGCGGGCTGCAATTCCAGTTCGAGGACTCCACGCGCCAACAACTGGAAGCTGAGGGCACGGTCATGCTCCCGCTGTGGCAGCGAGACGACACACTCGCCCAGGCCCTTGCCAAACTGCACGCGATCGCCGTGGACCCGGATGCCGGCCGGGCCGAGCGCCACGACATGATCGACGCGTTCGACGGCCTCGACCGCTACATCCCCCGCCCCGTGCGAGCGGAGCTGATCGGATGGCAACAGCAGGGACACATCACCATCTCTCGCGTCACGCTGCCCGACGCGCCGGACAACACCGACCTGCTGACGACCCCGGAACGCGCCGGGTTCTGGCACGGCATCGAGCAGTCTGCCAAGGTACTGCCCCCGCCGCCGCCGTGA